In the Polyangiaceae bacterium genome, one interval contains:
- a CDS encoding DUF5808 domain-containing protein: MEHVAYLSLAATIGVVWATVHFISRAEGQRVFFTHVGRNVSDADRARVRRTRVVNALCASLGVGVVLRSSSQVLLAWAATVLPLIPLAWMLGELGLLTRTAKSQLPPARYVVPLDDPPAWHAFISVPLEIANAAVVLLSSGVFWLLSTSLPMSIPLHFDLAGRPNRWGNPAELWILGGTMLFDLVLLWFIVLMVAKERWALPPENRMQYAQLSTQRRAWIVRMVEWIILGVNGSLGVIWIGVVVGVSHPDLIAPSVLLGMGILALGLLGPMAVYLRRLSRVGDQLRKLGGSEALGTRPDGWRWGGFIYYAPDDPALFVPKQRGIGQTLNFARKGAWMFVFVILLVPLVLALGGSWVAAAR; encoded by the coding sequence ATGGAACACGTCGCGTATTTGAGCTTGGCCGCAACAATCGGCGTCGTCTGGGCGACGGTGCACTTCATCTCCCGCGCAGAAGGACAGCGCGTGTTCTTCACGCACGTCGGACGCAACGTTTCCGATGCCGATCGCGCACGCGTCCGGCGCACACGCGTAGTCAACGCCCTGTGCGCTTCGCTTGGCGTGGGCGTGGTGCTGCGGTCCTCGAGTCAGGTGCTCTTGGCCTGGGCCGCTACCGTGCTGCCATTGATTCCCCTGGCTTGGATGCTCGGGGAGCTAGGGTTACTCACACGAACGGCGAAAAGCCAGCTGCCGCCGGCGCGCTACGTCGTCCCTCTCGACGATCCGCCAGCTTGGCACGCGTTCATTTCGGTTCCCCTCGAGATCGCCAACGCTGCCGTGGTCCTGCTGAGTTCGGGCGTGTTTTGGTTGCTCTCCACCTCACTGCCGATGAGCATTCCGCTGCATTTCGATCTCGCCGGGCGGCCCAATCGCTGGGGTAACCCAGCGGAGTTGTGGATCTTGGGCGGGACCATGCTGTTCGACTTGGTCTTGCTCTGGTTCATCGTGTTGATGGTGGCCAAAGAGCGCTGGGCGCTGCCGCCTGAGAATCGGATGCAATACGCCCAGCTCAGCACGCAGCGGCGCGCTTGGATCGTACGTATGGTCGAGTGGATCATCCTCGGCGTGAACGGCTCGCTGGGCGTGATCTGGATCGGCGTCGTGGTGGGCGTGTCACACCCCGATCTCATTGCACCCAGCGTGCTCCTTGGCATGGGCATCTTGGCGTTGGGGCTCCTGGGACCGATGGCAGTCTACTTGCGCAGGCTGTCGCGGGTTGGCGACCAGCTGCGAAAGCTTGGAGGCTCCGAGGCGCTTGGCACGCGTCCCGACGGCTGGCGCTGGGGTGGCTTCATCTACTACGCGCCGGACGACCCCGCGTTGTTCGTGCCGAAACAGCGTGGCATCGGGCAGACCCTGAACTTTGCGCGAAAAGGCGCATGGATGTTCGTGTTCGTCATCTTGCTCGTGCCGCTGGTTCTTGCTTTGGGCGGCAGCTGGGTGGCCGCGGCCCGGTGA
- a CDS encoding outer membrane beta-barrel protein has translation MKYVPGHPSAMFTALACYLSFASSAAAEPIFGSNDPPADGTRDQGGDPSARRARAETWRPGFGARVGGYGFRNQDGGDIWDTCRMNGVGVFGTLDLNKYAFGEASLDFYSATPATMEQGLDRTSTHALVGAGFRMAPDFVITPHVVLGGGAEHTRVEMPAGSIDALYPMGYVGVGAELNVTRELRLGSTLRMLATTRPKLVSADVNGSIYGSSGSQSLTGQASAEPEMQFDVAAQAQFFVRYAL, from the coding sequence ATGAAGTACGTACCCGGTCACCCGTCAGCGATGTTCACTGCACTTGCCTGCTACTTATCTTTTGCCAGCAGTGCCGCAGCCGAACCCATCTTCGGCAGCAACGATCCGCCCGCGGACGGCACGCGGGATCAGGGCGGAGACCCGAGTGCGCGTCGCGCTCGCGCCGAGACGTGGCGCCCCGGCTTTGGCGCGCGCGTCGGTGGCTACGGCTTCCGCAACCAGGACGGCGGCGACATCTGGGACACCTGCCGCATGAACGGCGTTGGCGTCTTCGGCACTCTGGACTTGAACAAGTACGCCTTCGGCGAAGCGTCCTTGGACTTCTACAGCGCGACGCCCGCCACGATGGAACAGGGCCTCGACCGCACTTCGACCCACGCGCTGGTAGGCGCGGGCTTTCGCATGGCTCCCGACTTCGTAATCACGCCACACGTGGTGCTGGGCGGCGGCGCCGAGCACACTCGCGTGGAGATGCCCGCAGGCAGCATCGATGCTCTCTATCCCATGGGCTACGTGGGGGTCGGCGCGGAGCTCAACGTCACGCGCGAACTTCGCCTCGGCTCCACCCTGCGCATGCTCGCCACCACGCGCCCCAAGTTGGTGAGCGCCGACGTCAACGGCAGCATCTATGGCTCGTCGGGCTCCCAATCCCTCACCGGCCAGGCCTCGGCGGAACCGGAGATGCAGTTCGACGTCGCAGCGCAAGCGCAGTTCTTCGTGCGCTACGCGCTATGA
- a CDS encoding Uma2 family endonuclease, which yields MSAPAKRLSTYADLLALPTDVRAELIAGQIVVAPSPTPVHQSSVAELYAELRGPFQRGRGGPGGWWLIPDVDVGFGPHDVLRPDVSGWRREHVPEFPVERPVSHRPDWVCEGLSPGTAVRDQSEKRAIYQSAGVPWFWQLDPTNRTLAVLRLTPEGYVIESVAGDAATVRLPPFEAIELALESIFPPRSDLA from the coding sequence GTGTCTGCACCTGCGAAGCGTTTGTCGACCTACGCCGATCTGCTTGCGCTCCCAACCGACGTCCGTGCAGAGCTGATCGCAGGGCAGATCGTCGTCGCGCCGTCCCCGACCCCCGTACACCAGAGCTCCGTCGCCGAGCTTTACGCCGAACTCCGCGGACCCTTCCAACGCGGGCGCGGCGGTCCGGGAGGATGGTGGCTCATTCCCGACGTGGACGTTGGCTTCGGACCACACGACGTGCTGCGTCCTGATGTTTCTGGCTGGCGCCGTGAGCATGTGCCGGAGTTTCCCGTCGAACGCCCCGTTTCACATCGGCCTGATTGGGTATGTGAAGGGCTTTCGCCCGGCACGGCAGTGCGTGATCAGAGTGAAAAGCGAGCTATCTACCAATCGGCCGGCGTTCCGTGGTTTTGGCAGCTAGATCCAACGAATCGGACGCTCGCGGTTCTGCGTCTGACCCCGGAGGGCTACGTGATCGAGAGCGTCGCGGGCGACGCGGCCACTGTGCGCCTGCCACCCTTTGAGGCGATTGAGCTTGCCCTGGAGTCGATCTTTCCGCCCCGAAGCGATCTAGCGTGA
- a CDS encoding methyltransferase domain-containing protein, which produces MSSPNDAQQHYWNEVAGPIWVQEKARLDRFSEPFLSAALRRLALEAGQSVLDVGCGTGASTAALAERVGPSGRVLGVDISRVMLDAAERALASHANVQLREEDAQTYRPESSVDFVFSRFGVMFFADPRAAFENLGQGLREGGQLGFLCWRGREDNEWATFATEAAAEVIDVPTLDPAAPGPFRMARGGATVELLIEAGFDDVGVEALDQQVSFTLSDANEFMTRVGPMAAFLREADETTAKALREALASALARRAQEGSVTFRAGAWWVSATRGEL; this is translated from the coding sequence GTGAGCAGTCCCAACGACGCGCAGCAGCACTATTGGAACGAAGTCGCGGGCCCGATCTGGGTCCAGGAGAAGGCGAGGCTCGATCGTTTTTCGGAGCCGTTCCTGTCCGCCGCCCTGCGTCGACTGGCGCTCGAGGCGGGGCAGTCGGTGCTGGACGTGGGCTGCGGCACCGGTGCGTCCACCGCCGCCCTCGCAGAGCGGGTCGGGCCAAGTGGAAGAGTGCTCGGCGTCGACATCAGTCGCGTGATGTTGGACGCGGCGGAACGCGCGCTCGCGAGTCACGCGAACGTGCAGCTGCGCGAAGAGGACGCCCAGACCTATCGTCCCGAGTCGTCGGTGGACTTCGTGTTCTCGCGCTTCGGTGTGATGTTCTTCGCTGACCCGCGCGCGGCCTTCGAGAACCTCGGACAAGGGCTGCGCGAAGGAGGCCAGCTGGGGTTCCTGTGTTGGCGGGGTCGCGAGGACAACGAGTGGGCGACCTTTGCGACCGAAGCCGCGGCAGAGGTCATCGACGTGCCCACCCTCGACCCAGCCGCGCCCGGACCCTTTCGCATGGCACGCGGAGGGGCAACGGTGGAGCTGCTGATTGAAGCGGGGTTCGACGACGTCGGGGTCGAAGCGCTGGATCAGCAAGTCAGTTTCACCCTGAGTGACGCCAACGAGTTCATGACGCGGGTGGGGCCCATGGCGGCCTTTCTGCGCGAGGCCGACGAGACCACCGCCAAAGCCCTGCGCGAAGCGCTCGCGTCCGCCCTTGCACGGCGCGCTCAGGAGGGCAGCGTCACCTTTCGCGCCGGCGCTTGGTGGGTCAGCGCCACTCGCGGCGAGCTGTGA
- a CDS encoding biopolymer transporter ExbD, with the protein MNRFCPISSRRALLAMLLTLAAEACGASGTMSESASPTAESGEASASPTAMSSSAQPAPTQESATAPVVEIPGPPASSKGATELELPRASDAGDLAPVLGVELRASGEILVDGKQVADQTQLSEVARAAYSKNPDIRAVIRADARVIYGRVVEILDVVKSAGIRKVALAVARAGGH; encoded by the coding sequence ATGAACCGGTTCTGCCCGATCTCGTCGCGGCGAGCGTTGCTGGCCATGCTGCTGACGCTGGCGGCGGAAGCGTGCGGAGCGTCAGGGACGATGTCAGAGTCCGCGTCGCCGACCGCGGAGTCTGGAGAGGCATCCGCGTCGCCGACCGCGATGTCGTCAAGCGCACAGCCCGCACCGACCCAGGAATCGGCGACCGCACCCGTGGTCGAAATCCCCGGCCCGCCCGCTTCGTCGAAAGGCGCGACGGAGCTCGAGCTGCCCAGAGCGTCCGATGCGGGTGACCTCGCGCCAGTGCTGGGCGTCGAGCTGCGCGCGTCCGGTGAGATCCTCGTCGATGGCAAGCAAGTGGCCGATCAGACGCAGCTGAGCGAGGTGGCCCGCGCTGCGTACTCCAAGAACCCAGATATTCGCGCGGTGATCCGCGCAGACGCGCGTGTCATCTACGGCCGCGTGGTGGAGATCCTGGACGTGGTGAAGAGCGCAGGCATTCGGAAGGTCGCCCTGGCCGTCGCAAGAGCTGGTGGCCACTAG
- a CDS encoding VOC family protein: protein MRFLHSMIRVRDLDAAVHFFCDILGLKEVRRLDHDAGRFTLVFLQTQSPGDSAQIELTHNWDEKEPYTQGRNFGHLAFEVDDIYAICARLQSSGVDILRPPRDGHMAFVRSPDAISVELLQKGKALPPQEPWLSMPNQGTW, encoded by the coding sequence ATGAGGTTTTTGCATTCGATGATCCGCGTTCGAGATTTGGACGCTGCGGTGCACTTCTTCTGTGACATTCTCGGGTTGAAGGAAGTGCGTCGCCTCGACCACGACGCCGGGCGGTTCACCTTGGTCTTCCTGCAGACCCAGAGTCCCGGGGACAGCGCGCAGATCGAGCTGACCCACAACTGGGACGAGAAGGAGCCCTACACCCAAGGACGAAACTTCGGACACCTCGCTTTCGAGGTCGACGACATCTACGCGATCTGCGCGCGCCTGCAGTCGAGCGGCGTCGACATCCTGCGTCCCCCGCGCGACGGGCACATGGCCTTCGTACGTTCTCCAGATGCAATCAGCGTCGAGCTCTTGCAGAAAGGCAAAGCCCTGCCTCCGCAGGAGCCGTGGCTCTCGATGCCGAATCAGGGCACCTGGTAG
- a CDS encoding dipeptidase, producing MRRLAHALLCLGLSTNACDQRKPEPAAPTAIKPSTAASTSPTPVTSMPAASALPPTPPRPRTRAELEAHAKALAHRFIILDGHVDVPYRLEESKDRAGKLTENVIERTEKGNFDLPRAREGGLDAPFFSIYIPARYEKRGAKRFANGLIDMVEGIVEQSAGQMQIAKSPAEVRQAFSQGKLAVLLGMENGSPVEGKLENLTHFHGRGIRYITLTHSKDNHISDSSYDTRHTHGGLSPFGEKVVVEMNRLGMLVDVSHISDQAFEDVLRVSQVPVVASHSSCRHFTPGWERNMSDDMIKALAAKGGVIQINFGSDFIDREIQKQNKSRYAELMELLKKKGLDPSDKGAKPIKEAFWKKFEKRFATLEQVADHIDHVKNLVGIDHVGLGSDFDGVGDSLPEGLKDVSGYPNLIRVLLERGYSDPEIEKICSGNVFRVWEAVEKHAAAATPG from the coding sequence ATGCGACGCCTGGCACACGCGCTACTCTGTTTGGGCTTGTCGACGAACGCCTGCGACCAGCGAAAGCCCGAACCCGCAGCGCCAACCGCGATCAAACCCAGCACCGCGGCTTCGACTTCTCCGACCCCTGTTACCTCGATGCCGGCCGCGTCTGCCTTGCCACCCACCCCACCGCGACCCCGAACGCGCGCAGAGCTGGAAGCACACGCCAAGGCGCTGGCGCATCGCTTCATCATTCTGGACGGGCACGTGGACGTTCCCTATCGCTTGGAAGAAAGCAAAGACCGCGCGGGCAAGCTCACGGAGAACGTCATCGAGCGCACGGAGAAGGGCAACTTCGACCTGCCCCGGGCGCGCGAGGGTGGCTTGGACGCGCCCTTCTTCAGCATCTACATCCCGGCCCGCTACGAGAAGCGCGGCGCCAAGCGTTTCGCCAACGGACTGATCGACATGGTCGAGGGCATCGTGGAGCAAAGCGCGGGGCAGATGCAGATCGCCAAGAGCCCGGCGGAAGTGCGACAAGCCTTCAGCCAGGGAAAGCTGGCCGTGCTGCTCGGAATGGAGAACGGCTCGCCGGTGGAGGGCAAGCTCGAGAATCTGACCCACTTCCACGGGCGCGGAATTCGCTACATCACCCTGACGCATTCCAAGGACAATCACATCAGCGACTCGTCCTACGACACGCGCCATACCCACGGAGGCCTGAGCCCCTTCGGCGAAAAGGTGGTCGTGGAGATGAACCGCCTGGGCATGCTCGTGGACGTGTCGCACATCTCGGATCAAGCCTTCGAAGACGTGCTGCGCGTGTCGCAAGTACCAGTGGTCGCCTCTCACTCGTCCTGCCGTCACTTCACCCCAGGGTGGGAGCGCAACATGAGTGACGACATGATCAAGGCCTTGGCTGCGAAGGGCGGCGTGATCCAGATCAACTTCGGATCGGACTTCATCGATCGTGAAATCCAGAAGCAGAACAAGAGCCGCTACGCGGAGCTGATGGAGCTGCTGAAGAAGAAGGGCCTCGACCCCTCGGACAAGGGCGCCAAGCCGATCAAAGAAGCCTTTTGGAAGAAGTTCGAGAAGCGTTTCGCCACTTTGGAGCAGGTCGCCGATCACATCGACCACGTGAAGAACCTGGTTGGCATCGATCACGTGGGGCTTGGCTCCGACTTCGACGGCGTCGGCGACAGCCTGCCCGAGGGCCTGAAGGACGTCTCGGGCTA
- a CDS encoding deoxyribodipyrimidine photolyase, giving the protein MPVSAPSLRLRQVNAAPVDPHGRYVLYWMTAARRTRHNFALDHALAWARELGVGVIVLEALRVDYPWSSDRLHRFVLDGMADNLGRFEASPVHYYPYVEPTVGAGRGLLEALAERACVVVTDDFPCFFLPRMLAAAGDKLRVRLDAVDGNGLLPMRAADRVFGRAFDFRRFLQKTLAPHLSSAPRADPLRNLQLAAVRPATEILRRYPAAELSALRAPGGLARFPIDHTVSLAALSGGEAAARKQLASFITRLSSYEQRNHPDEDASSGLSPYLHFGHVSVHDVFARVVAQEEWTSDAVSSRCAGQREGWWGMSQAAESFLDELVTWRELGYNFCSQRQDYAEFSSLPEWARATLAKHAKDPRSHLYSSTELEQGKTHDDLWNAAARQLRDEGRMHNYLRMLWGKNILLWSESPQVALEVMIHLNNKYALDGRNPNSYSGIFWVLGRYDRPWAPERPVLGTLRYMTTASTKKKLRVKRYLERFGDAPSLFR; this is encoded by the coding sequence GTGCCAGTCTCAGCGCCGTCGCTTCGCCTGCGTCAGGTCAACGCCGCACCCGTCGATCCGCACGGGCGCTACGTGCTCTACTGGATGACGGCGGCGCGGCGTACGCGCCACAACTTCGCCTTGGATCACGCCTTGGCTTGGGCGCGCGAGCTTGGTGTTGGCGTGATCGTGCTGGAGGCACTGCGCGTCGACTACCCCTGGTCCAGTGATCGGCTGCATCGCTTCGTGCTCGACGGGATGGCGGACAACCTGGGTCGATTCGAGGCTTCGCCCGTCCACTACTACCCCTACGTCGAACCGACCGTCGGTGCCGGTCGCGGACTGCTGGAGGCTCTCGCAGAGCGTGCATGCGTGGTCGTGACGGACGACTTCCCGTGCTTCTTTCTCCCGCGCATGTTGGCAGCGGCTGGAGACAAGCTCCGCGTCCGGCTCGACGCGGTGGACGGCAACGGGCTCTTGCCCATGCGCGCAGCGGATCGCGTCTTTGGGCGCGCCTTCGATTTTCGTCGCTTCCTGCAGAAAACCCTGGCGCCACATCTTTCCAGCGCACCACGGGCGGACCCGCTGCGCAATCTGCAGCTAGCGGCCGTGCGCCCCGCAACGGAGATACTGCGGCGCTATCCGGCGGCAGAATTGAGCGCCCTGCGGGCCCCGGGTGGGCTCGCGCGATTTCCCATCGATCACACCGTCTCACTCGCAGCACTCTCGGGCGGGGAAGCAGCGGCACGAAAGCAGTTGGCGTCCTTCATCACGCGCTTGTCCAGCTACGAGCAGCGCAACCATCCCGACGAGGACGCCAGCAGCGGACTCTCGCCCTACCTGCACTTCGGCCACGTATCCGTGCACGACGTCTTCGCGCGGGTCGTGGCCCAAGAAGAATGGACGAGCGACGCGGTCTCTTCGCGCTGCGCTGGACAGCGCGAGGGTTGGTGGGGCATGAGCCAGGCCGCGGAGTCGTTTCTCGACGAACTGGTGACCTGGCGTGAGCTTGGGTACAACTTCTGCTCCCAGCGTCAGGACTACGCCGAGTTCAGCTCACTACCCGAATGGGCACGCGCGACGCTGGCGAAGCACGCGAAGGATCCTCGGTCTCACCTCTATTCCTCGACGGAACTCGAGCAGGGCAAAACTCACGACGATCTTTGGAACGCCGCCGCACGCCAACTTCGCGACGAAGGCCGCATGCACAACTACCTACGCATGCTGTGGGGCAAGAACATCCTGCTCTGGAGCGAGTCCCCGCAGGTCGCTCTCGAAGTCATGATCCACTTGAACAACAAGTACGCCCTCGACGGGCGCAATCCCAACTCCTACAGCGGCATTTTCTGGGTGCTCGGACGCTACGACCGCCCCTGGGCCCCCGAGCGGCCGGTACTAGGAACGCTGCGCTACATGACCACCGCGAGCACCAAGAAGAAACTGCGGGTGAAGCGCTATCTGGAGCGGTTCGGCGATGCGCCGAGCCTGTTCCGCTGA
- a CDS encoding GntR family transcriptional regulator, protein MLAIQVDFASPVPVYRQIADELRALIAQGRLRDGDELPSVRDLSGRVGVNLNTVAKAYRILSDEGVVDMRHGSRAKVQVPSAPYRTSDGDDVERRLDDVVSRLVLAGADKKQVEQAFKRALARFFSEGKQGRW, encoded by the coding sequence ATGCTGGCGATTCAGGTAGATTTTGCGAGTCCCGTGCCGGTGTACCGGCAGATCGCGGACGAACTTCGGGCGCTGATCGCCCAGGGGCGGCTCCGGGATGGCGACGAGCTCCCAAGCGTTCGAGATCTTTCCGGCCGCGTCGGGGTCAACTTGAACACGGTCGCGAAGGCCTACCGGATCTTGAGCGATGAGGGCGTGGTGGACATGCGCCACGGTTCGCGTGCCAAAGTACAGGTACCGAGCGCCCCCTATCGCACGAGCGACGGCGACGACGTCGAGCGTCGTTTGGATGACGTCGTCAGTCGCTTGGTTCTAGCTGGAGCCGACAAGAAGCAGGTGGAGCAGGCGTTCAAGCGGGCGCTGGCACGCTTCTTTTCCGAAGGGAAGCAAGGCAGGTGGTAG
- a CDS encoding M3 family oligoendopeptidase, whose product MNAPLMNWDLTPFFPTFDGPEYKAFLTALQSDVGQLTDRARALSVLGADSRDAWAKVLTDYEGLSTRLSHVWSYVHALSSCDAKHEGYRRESSRLAVLGAEMQKLAVELFRGVRDASDAEMDALVAQPELGSAQFFVRRLRDEARLSMSSELEALAADLGTDGIHAWGRLYDTLAGTLTFDMRWPDGRSERLSMSRRRSLTSHADRAVRKAAFDGGNQAWQQVADVAAAAINAIAGTRHTLYARRGIGHFLDVALFDAAISHKTLDAMFEAVEDNAEVARRFLRLKAKALGVPRIGWFDLEAPLPLKSSQELSWDAAQTMVKGAFDRAYPDLGRFFEQVLGRSWVEWEPREGKQPGAYCTSSPLINESRVFMTFQGALSDVSTLAHEVGHAFHNHVMRDLRGMARHYPMTLAESASTFAEMVLSDGLMENPDIDDAERAVLLSEQLGDATAFLLDIPVRFQFEKEFYERRKREEVGTSELSALMAATQRRIFGDTLAEGEEDPLFWASKLHFYISGVSFYNFPYTFGYLLSRGIYAQFKAEGAKFLPRYEELLRLTGSGMAHEVAKQALGRDLESRGFWEEGIRSLEPALTRLESLLPKLDLRS is encoded by the coding sequence ATGAACGCGCCCCTGATGAATTGGGATCTCACGCCCTTCTTTCCGACCTTCGACGGTCCAGAATACAAGGCCTTCCTAACGGCACTCCAGTCCGACGTCGGACAGCTGACCGATCGAGCGCGCGCGCTGTCAGTGCTCGGGGCCGATAGTCGCGACGCTTGGGCGAAAGTCTTGACCGACTATGAGGGCCTGTCGACGCGTCTGAGCCACGTCTGGTCCTACGTGCACGCCCTCAGCTCTTGCGACGCGAAGCACGAAGGCTACCGTCGCGAGAGCAGTCGGCTGGCGGTGCTCGGGGCTGAGATGCAGAAGCTCGCGGTGGAGCTCTTCCGCGGAGTGCGCGACGCGTCGGACGCGGAGATGGACGCGCTAGTAGCGCAGCCGGAACTCGGCAGCGCGCAGTTTTTCGTACGACGCCTGCGCGACGAAGCGCGGCTATCGATGAGCTCCGAGCTCGAGGCGCTGGCGGCCGATCTTGGCACCGATGGCATCCATGCTTGGGGGCGCCTGTACGACACGCTAGCGGGAACGTTGACCTTCGACATGCGCTGGCCCGACGGCCGATCGGAGCGCCTCAGCATGTCGCGACGGCGGTCCCTTACCAGCCACGCCGACCGCGCCGTGCGCAAAGCAGCTTTCGACGGCGGCAACCAGGCGTGGCAGCAAGTGGCCGACGTGGCGGCTGCCGCGATCAACGCCATCGCGGGCACGCGCCACACCCTCTACGCGCGACGAGGGATCGGACACTTCTTGGACGTGGCGCTGTTCGACGCGGCCATCTCCCACAAGACCTTGGACGCCATGTTCGAGGCAGTCGAGGACAATGCCGAGGTCGCGCGACGCTTTCTGCGACTGAAGGCGAAAGCGCTCGGGGTGCCGCGCATCGGCTGGTTCGATTTGGAAGCTCCGCTCCCTCTGAAATCGAGCCAAGAGCTGAGCTGGGACGCGGCGCAAACCATGGTCAAGGGCGCCTTCGATCGTGCCTACCCGGATTTGGGGCGCTTCTTCGAGCAAGTCTTGGGGCGCAGCTGGGTGGAGTGGGAGCCGCGCGAGGGCAAGCAACCCGGCGCGTACTGCACCAGCTCACCGCTGATCAACGAGTCGCGCGTGTTCATGACTTTCCAAGGCGCGCTGTCGGACGTGTCCACGCTGGCCCACGAAGTGGGACACGCATTCCACAACCACGTCATGCGCGATCTGCGCGGGATGGCGCGGCACTACCCCATGACGCTGGCCGAATCCGCGTCGACCTTCGCCGAAATGGTGTTGAGCGACGGCTTGATGGAGAACCCCGACATCGACGACGCGGAGCGCGCCGTGCTGCTCAGTGAACAACTGGGCGACGCCACGGCGTTCTTGCTCGACATTCCCGTGCGCTTCCAGTTCGAGAAGGAGTTCTACGAACGACGCAAGCGCGAGGAGGTCGGCACCAGCGAACTATCGGCACTGATGGCCGCAACCCAGCGCCGCATCTTTGGCGACACCCTGGCCGAAGGCGAAGAAGATCCGCTGTTTTGGGCCAGCAAGCTGCACTTCTACATCTCGGGCGTCAGCTTCTACAACTTCCCCTACACCTTCGGCTACTTGCTCAGCCGCGGCATCTACGCGCAGTTCAAGGCGGAGGGCGCGAAGTTCCTCCCGCGCTACGAGGAACTCTTGCGACTGACCGGAAGCGGCATGGCTCACGAGGTTGCCAAGCAAGCCTTGGGTCGCGACCTGGAGTCCCGCGGTTTCTGGGAAGAAGGCATCCGCAGTCTGGAGCCAGCTCTGACGCGCCTGGAGTCGCTACTACCGAAGTTGGACCTCCGCAGCTGA